The Candidatus Zixiibacteriota bacterium region ATTGGATAGCCCCTCATAATTGCCCTGCCCTTTTGCAATAACAAATTCCGACTTGTTTAATAATTCAATGAACTCAGGACTGCAAGTATCAAGAATTGTGCCGGGCGCGCTGGTGCCGGAGGAAATAATATCAGCCGCCCGGTGCAAACCGGCTTGCACGGCATCCTCATAAACGGCATCATTGATAACCGGTATATCCCGAACTACATAAGTAGTCGGCTTGTTCATTTGCTCGATGAGAAGCCTGTCAAAAACGGTTTCTCCGGCATTATCGCCAATATAAAGCACTCGATCGGATTTCCTTAATTGCTCTGCAAAGGCATTATAATTGCAAATCGCAAAATCCTTTTCTAATACCACATCGATTTCTTTTTCGATATCAAAGGAAGCATTAGCGCCAAGGTCTATTACATTGCCGGCAATGGCAATTCTGATTGCGGTTAAGAGCTTATCATCAGATGACTCGATAACTTTTTTCAGCGATGGGTATAATGAGAGAGCTTTCTTGGTATCGCGCTTTTTTATCTCTTTATAAGGGTCGCTATTTCCGGTAATTTCCCTGACTTTCCGATAGATTATTTGTCCCGTTTCAGGCGGTGTGCTTTCAAGT contains the following coding sequences:
- a CDS encoding DUF89 family protein → MKTYLDCIPCFFDQALRAGRAATNDEKKIRQLLDEIGIMLKDISLESTPPETGQIIYRKVREITGNSDPYKEIKKRDTKKALSLYPSLKKVIESSDDKLLTAIRIAIAGNVIDLGANASFDIEKEIDVVLEKDFAICNYNAFAEQLRKSDRVLYIGDNAGETVFDRLLIEQMNKPTTYVVRDIPVINDAVYEDAVQAGLHRAADIISSGTSAPGTILDTCSPEFIELLNKSEFVIAKGQGNYEGLSNENRRIFFLLKAKCKIIADDIGVKKGDILLKGINI